The Thermoplasmata archaeon genome contains the following window.
ACCGGCCACCGCCAAGAGAACCTGATGGTGCCGAAGCTGCTCGTCAGCCACACCCCGGACGAGTCCCCGCCGTTCATCGACGCCACGGGAAGCCACGCCGGCGCGCTCCTCGGCGACGTGAAGCATGACCCGTTCCAAAGCGGGGGCCTCGAGACGCCCGCCCACGAGCGGGTCGAATCGGGCGCGATCCACAAGGCCCACAAGGGCGTCCTGTTCGTCGACGAGATTAACGTGCTCCGCATGGAAAGCCAGCAATCCCTGCTGACGGCCATGCAGGAGAAGAAATTCTCCATCGTCGGTCAGAGCGAACGGTCCTCCGGCGCGATGGTGAAGACGGAAGCCGTGCCGTGCGACTTCATCCTCATCGCCGCCGGGAACCTCGACGCCGTGCAGGGCATGCATCCGGCGCTGCGCTCGCGGATCCGCGGATACGGGTACGAGATCTACATGAAGAGCACAATGCCGGACACGGAAGACAACCGGCTCAAACTCGTCCGATTCGTCGCCCAAGAGGTCTCGAAGGACCGCAAGATTCCGCATTTCGACCGGACGGCCGTCCTCGAGATCCTGCGGGAGGCGCAGCGACGTGCGGGCCGTCGCGGGCAGCTCACCCTCCGGTTGCGGGAACTCGGTGGCCTGATCCGCGTCGCGGGCGACATCGCCCAGGAAGAGGCCACGCCCCTCGTGACCGCGCAGCATGTCCTCAATGCGAAGCGGATCGCCCGCTCCCTCGAGCAGCAGGTCGCGGACCGAATGATCGAGCGGGGCAAGGAGTACCAGACCTTCATCACGGAAGGCGCGATCGTCGGCATGGTCAACGGCCTCGCGGTGCTCGTCGGCGACAACTCAATCGCGGAGTTCAGCGGGATCGTCCTGCCGATCGCCGCGGAAGTCACGCCGGCACAAGCGAAGCAGGGCGGGCGGATCATCGCGACCGGCCGCCTCGGGGAGATCGCGAAGGAGGCCGTCGAGAACGTCTCCGCCCTCATCAAGAAGTACACGGGGGAGGACATCTCGAATCACGATATCCATGTGCAGTTCGTTGGCTCCCGGGAGGGCACGGAAGGAGACAGCGCCTCGATCTCCGTCGCCACCGCGGTCATCAGCGCCCTCGAAGAAGTCCCCGTCAACCAGACCGTCGCGATGACGGGCTCCCTCAGCGTCCGCGGGCAGGTCTTGCCCGTCGGCGGCGTCACCGCGAAAATCGAGGCGGCCGCGGAACTCGGAATCAAGAAGGTCGTCATCCCGCGGGCGAACCTCAAAGACGTCCTGCTGGAGGACAAGTACCAGGGAAAAATCGAAATCGTCCCCGTCGACACGCTGAGCGAGGTGCTCGAAGAAGCCCTCGTCGGCCCGAAGAAGTCTGGGCTGATCAGCAAGCTCGCGGCCCTCGTCCCCAAGATGACCCCGGACAAACCGGGTCCTGCGGCGGTCCCCCACTGAGTCGCCCGGAGGGACCCAATGGACGAAGCGCCCGAGCCATTCGAGTTCTCCGAGCCGATGCCGTGCTACGAGCCCAACCCGTCCCTCGCTGCGGGGCAAGAGGACGGCCGGTGCGTGCACTGCCGCAAGTTCCTCACGCTCGAGTGTCCGTACATCGACCACTTCCTCGGAGAGGATGAAGGGTGAGCGGCCGGGCCTTCTTCATCGGGCGGTTCCAGCCGTTCCACCGGGGCCATCTCGCGACGGTCAAGCGGATCCTGGAGTCCCATGACGAGCTGATCCTCGGGATCGGTTCGGCCCAGTACAGCCACACCGGCGAGAATCCGTTCACCGCCGGAGAACGGTACGAGATGATCAAGCGCGCCCTCGATGCGGAGGGCATCCACGTCTACCACATCGTGCCGATCCCGGACACGCACGTGCACAGCGTCTGGGTGAGCCACGTCCTCTCCCTTGTGCCCCGCTTCGATGTCGTCTTTTCGAATTCGGATCTCGTCGTGCGGCTGTTCCGGGAGCACGGGCTCAAGGTCCTCTCGCCCCCGCTCGTGGACCGGGAGCGGCTTTCCGGCACGAAGGTGCGCGAGGCGATGCTCAAAGGCGGCGACTGGCAATCGCTCGTCCCCGCCGTCGTCGCGCAGTACATCGACGAGATCGATGGCGTCGAACGAATCCGGGAGACGCACAAGTACTCGACGCCGTACGGCACCCGCGAGAACCACGACGGCTGAGAAAGCAGACCCGTCCGCGAGCCTTCCGAGGACGGGTGCCGGCAAGCATCCCTCCAGAACGAGCGCCCCGTCCCGCGGATTTCTGCCTGGCGATCGGTCCGAGCCGTTCCCGCCTTCTTTAGCTTTTTCTCAAGTGGCCTTGAGATAACCGACGAGGACCGGGACGAGTAACGAAGCCATCAAGTGCACCCGCCGGACCCGGAGGGCGATGGGCACGAGCCCGACGATGGCGGCGATTGCGGCGACGGCGAGGCCGACGGGACCGGAGACAATCGCGAGCAGGATGACAATCGCGGCGAGGGAGGCCCCGCAAAGCCGGCGTGGATTCGCCGTCGACGAACGCACGGCGACCCATCGCGCCGTACGGACGGCGAGGGGCGCGGCCACGGCGGTCGCGAGGACGGTCCCTCCGATGAGGACGAGGAGAGACGCCGGGATCCGGAACGGCTCCGGCCATGCGCCGTATTCGGGGAGGAGACGATCCACCGCGACCGCGGCGCCGCTCCGGGAGCGATGGATCATGTACAGGACCGCGACGCTGAGGAGTGCGGTCGAGCTGGACACGGCCCCGAGCACGACCATGAACTGGGATGGACCCGTCGACTTGCGGACGCGAAGCGAGGCGATCGTCGCCGCCGCGCCGCCGCTGAGGCCGGGGAGCCAGGACACGCTCGCGCCGGCGAGGGTCCCTCGGATCGCGGACCGCACGTCCTCGCGGTTGATCGGACGGAGCGGCTCGAGGCGCTGGAACGGAATCGTGCCCGGCCGGGCCCTCATGCCGACGATCAGGCTCGGGACGCCGAAGAGCCCGGAAAACAGCGGGAACAGGATGACGCCGGCCTCGAGCGGAGTCGGGCCTCGCAACGCCGCCACGCCGAGTACGCCTGCGAGCGCCTGGACCCAGGCCGCCCGCCGAACCCGATGCGTCTTCCGTCCCCGGAATTCAGAGAGGAGCAACGCCGCGAGGACGAAGGCGAGGAACGCCGCAGACCACGGTCGGAAGCGGTCCGCGAGCCCAATCGGGTCGGCCAGGACCGTGCGCAACGGGATGAGCGCGAGCACGGCGAACGCGGTCCCCAGTACGACCCCGCGTGCGGCGAGGGCGACCGCCTTCGCCCCTTGTCCGACCAAGAGGAGCCGGTGGCCCGGCAACGTCGCGAGCGCCGAACCTTCGGCGGGTGCGCCGAGGAACACGCTCGGGATGAAGTCGAAGACCGCGTGCGTGGCCGCGGTCGCGAGGAGGTAGACCGAGAGGAAGATCCCGACGTCGCTCGGTCCGGCCTCCGGCAGGACGGAAGCGAGGAACGACGCCCACGCCGGCCCCGTCGCCAGGACGAACGCGGCGACGTTGTTCACGTGCAACCCCGGCGAAAGGCCGGTGAGCACGCCAGTCAGGACGCCGAGCAACGCGACGAAGAGGAAGCCGAGGAAGAACGCCGGGAGGCTCACGCGACGGGAGCGCCTGTCGGGAGGGTGAAGGTCCGCGGTGCAGGTAGGCTACACTCAGGCGGAGCGGGTCGCGCCCCAGCCCCCGCCGCCGGGCGTCTCGACGATCAGCAGGTCGCCCTTGGACAGAGGGACCGTGGCCTTCGAGGGCAAGGGACGCCGCCTTCCCTCGCGCACGAGCACGTTCCGTCCGGACCGGCCGTCGCGGCCGCCTTGCAGGCCGCGCGGCGCGAGGACCCGCCGCTCCGAGAGAATCGACGCGGTGCCCGCCGAGGCGAGGAACCGCACGGACCGGCGCACGCCATCGCCGCCCGCATGGAGGCCTCCGCCCCCGCTCGCCGGGATGAGACGGTATTCCTCGACCCGAAGCGGGTACGCGAGCTCGAGCGCCTCGACCGGCGTGTTGCGGGTGTTCGTCATGTGGGTGTGGACGCCCGACATGCCGTCCCGGAACGGGAGGGCCCCTTCCCCGCCCGCGATCGTCTCATAATACGAGAACGGCCGGGGCCCGGCCGCGCCAATCGTCAGGTTGTTCATCGTCCCTTGGCTCTGCGCGGGCACGCGGTCCGCGAGCGGCTCCGCCAGCCCGCGGAACAGGACGTCGACGATCCGCTGCGACGTCTCGACGTTGCCCGCCGCCACCGCCGCGGGCGGACGCGGGCGCACGAGGCTCCCTTCCTCCGCGAGCACCCGCACGGGTCGGTACGCCCCCGCATTTCGGGGCGCCTCGGGGTCGGTGAGACATCGCACGACGTAGTACGTCGCGCTCAGCGTCACGGCGAACGGCGCATTGAGATTCCCCCGGACTTGGCGATCTGTCCCGACGAAGTCCACCGAGATCCCGGATCCACCAATCGTGACCTCGGCCCGGATCCGGATGAGCTTCGGTTGCTCGCGGGAGACGCCCTCGAGGAAGTCCTCGGAAGCCCACGTGCCTCGAGGGAGCGGCGCAATCGCGGCGCGCACCCGACGTTCCGCGTAGTCGAGCAGTTCGTCGATCGCGCCCCGCAAGCGCGTGATGCCGATCCGCCCCGCGAGTTCGAGGAGACGCCGCGCGCCGAGTTCGTTCGCCGCGACTTGGGCGCGGAGATCTCCCAGCCGCTCCGCGGGATTCAACGTCTCCCGCCGAAAGCGGTCGATGACGGCCTTGCGCTCCCGACCTCGGTCCAGGACTTTCTGCGGTTCGAACACGACGCCTTCGTCCTCGAGGCGCGTCGCGTCCGCGGGCATCGAGCCCGGCGTCGTGCCACCGATGTCCGCATGATGGGCGCGGTTCACCGAGAACCCGATCACCGCATCTCGAAGGAATACCGGCCGGATGAGAGTCACGTCGGGCAGATGGGTGCCGCCGCGGTACGGATCGTTCAGGACGATTTGGTCCCCTTCGCGCAGCGTCCCTGGGAAGTCCCGCAGGACGGCCTCGACCGCGAGGGGCATCGAGCCGAGATGGACCGGGATGTGCTCGGCCTGGGACACCATGCGTCCCTCTGCATCGAAGAGGGCGCAGCTCGCATCCATCCGCTCCTTGATGTTCGGCGAGTAGGCGGTCCTCCGGAGGGCGACGCCCATCTCCTCCGGGATGAACGACAGGGCTGTCTGGAAGACCTCGAGCTCGGCCGGATTCACGATGTCACCTCGATGTCGATCAGGCCACGAGGATCGATGCGGAAGCGGGCGTCGGGAGGCACCACGGTGGTTGCGTGGTCCTCCGCCACGATGGACGGGCCTTCCGCCTCGAAGCCCACCGCGAGGGATTCCCGCTCGAAGACAGGAGCGTCCGCCCATCCGTCGTCGAAGAGCACCCGACGATGAGCCATGCGGCCGGCGCGTTTGGCCGGGGGCCGTGGGATCGTCACACGGCGCGGGAGCTGCACCGCGAGCCGGACCGTGACGAGTTCGATCCGCTCCTCCCGCGAGGCGTATCCGTAGAGGCGCCGATGCTCGCGGCGGAAGGCCCTCGCCAGATCGCCTCGGAGTGGCACGTTGATCTCGTAGCTCTGGCCCCGGTACCGCAGGTCGACGCTGCCGAGGAGGAGGGCCTTGCGGGGGCCGAGCCCTTGCTGCCGCAAGGAGTCCCGGGCGCGGGATTCGAAGCGCCGAACGGTCTTGGCCAGGATCCGTTCCGCGTTCTCCAAGGGATGGACGGCGGTCTGGCTATATTCCAGCTGATAGGGCGAGATGAGGATCCCGTACGCGGAGAACGCGCCGGGGAGGAAGGGGACGAGGACGCGAGGGATCCGCAGTTCCTTCGCGAGGGCACACGCATGCATCGGTCCGGCTCCCCCGAAGGCGAGGAGGGCGAAGGCATGCGGGTCGAGCCCTCGACGGGCCAGGACGAGGCGCATGGCCTTCGCCATGTTCGCGCGCACGACCCGTTGGACGCCGAGGACGGCTTCATCCGCAGAGAGGCGGAGATCCTCCGCGAGGCGCGCGATCCCTTTCGAGGCGAGTGCGCGGTGGAGCGGGAGGCGGCCTCCGAGCAGGGTTTCGCCCAAGGCCCCCGCGACGAGGTCCGCATCGGTGACGGTCGGCGACACCCCGCCTTTCCCGTAGGCGACGGGACCGGGTTCCGCGCCCGCGCTCCGAGGGCCAACGCGCAGCGCGCGACCCTCATCGATCCACGCGATGCTGCCTCCCCCCGCTCCGACCGACTCGATGTCCACCACGGGGAGGGCGATCGGGAATGTGTCGATCACCGCCTCCGTTGTCCAGGACGCTGCGCCGTTGAGAATCGCCGAGAAGTCTGCACTCGTTCCGCCCATGTCGAACGTGATAAGATTTCCACGGCCCGCAGCCTTCGCAACGGCCACCGCGGCGGCCACTCCTCCCGCAGGACCGCTCAACACGATGTCGACGGGCCGGCGCAACACAGCCCGGTTGGAGACGACTCCCCCCGAAGACTTCATCACGGAGAACGCACCGCCGACCGCGCGCTCGAGTCCCTCCAGGTAGCGACGTACGAGCGGCTTCACGTACGCGTCGAGGGCCGTCGTGGAAGAGCGCTCGAACTCGCGGAACTCCGCGAGGACCTCGTGGCTCAGCGACACGGAGACGCCAGCGAGCGCCTTCGCGAGCTGCCGCTCATGCGCGGGGCGGAGGAACGAGAAGAGGAGCGACACCGCGACGGACTCCGCACCGCTCGCGCGGACCTTCCGTGCGATTTCGTCGACGTCCTTCGCCGTCGGGGACCGAAGGACACGGCCGCGCGCGTCGACCCGCTCCGGGAGGCCGAAGCACCGCTCCCTCGGGACCGGCGGGCTCGGCCGGATGACCCGGAGGTCGTACAGCGAGGGCCGGTTCTGGCGTCCGATCAGGAGAAGATCCTCGAACCCTGCGGTGGTCACGAAGGCGGTGCGAGCTCCTTTTCGCTCCAAGATCGCGTTCGTAGCCACCGTGCTGCCGTGGGCGATGTCGGCCGCACCGAGTCCTCGTATGCCCGCGAGGACCGCTTCCGACGGATCGCGGGTGCTCGGCAGCTTTGCGGCGACGACGGAGCGGCCGCGGAAACCGACGAAGTCCGTGAAGGTTCCGCCGACATCGACGCCGACGTCCACGCCGGCGGAATGGACGGACGACTCAAGTCCTTTGTCGCCGACTACGGGTTCCCGTTGTTCTTGAGAGTGCCCTCCATGAACTGCCGGTATCCCTCGAGGTCCAGCAGCCCGTGGCCGCTGTAGTTGAATGCGATCACCGTCTCCTCGTTGCGCGCCTTCGCCTCCAGGGCGAGGTCGATCGCCCCGCGGATCGCGTGGCACGTCTCCGGTGCCGGGATCAGCCCTTCCGTCTTCGCGAAGATCTGCCCCGCCTGGAACGTGCTCAGCTGGTCCACGGCGCGCGGCTTGACGATCCCCGCATCGAGGAGCACGCTGAGCGTCGCGGCGGTCCCGTGGTACCGCAGGCCGCCGGCGTGGATGCGTGGCGGCACGAACGTGTGGCCGAGCGTGTGCATCTTGACGAGGGGCGTCATCTCGCCCGTGTCGCCGAAGTCGTACTCGTACTTGCCGAGGGTCATCGAGGGCACGGATTCCGGCTCGACCGCGACGAAGCGCGTCTCGGAACGGCCGTGGAGTCGTTCGCCGATCATCGGGTACGCGAAGCCCGCGAAGTTCGAGCCGCCTCCGACGCTGCCGACCATGTAGTCCGGGGTGACGTCCGCGAGCTCGAACTGCCGCATCACCTCTTGGCCGATGATCGTCTGATGCATGAGGACGTGATTCAGGACGCTGCCCAGGGAGTACTTCGTGTTCGTCCCGGTGACCGCGGCCTCGATCGCCTCCGAGATCGCGATGCCGAGGGAACCGGGGTGGTCCGGGTCCGCGGCGAGGATCTTCTTGCCGACGCTCGTGCGCTCGCTCGGGCTCGGGATGACCTCGGCCCCGAAGAGTTGCATCACGTACTTCCGATAGGGCTTCTGGTCGTACGAGACGCGGACCATGAAGACCTTCGCCTTCATGCCGAAATAGTTCGCCGCGAGGGCGAGCGCGGACCCCCACTGGCCCGCGCCGGTCTCCGTGGCGTACGCCTCGACGCCCTCGCGGCTCGCGAAGTACGCCTGCGCGAACGCGGTGTTCGGCTTGTGCGAGCCGACGGGTGAGAGGTCCTCCCGCTTGTAATAGATCCGCGCGGGCGTCTTGAGGAAGGCCTCGAGGCGCGTCGCGCGGTAGAGCGGGGTCGGCCGGCCGAGCCGGAAGTACGCCTCACGCAGCTCCTCCGGGATCGGCTCGGCGCGGTTGGGGCTCATCTCCTGCCGGATCAGCTCCTTCGGGAACAGGGGCTCGAACGCCTGGGGCGGCACGGGCTCCTTCGTCCCGGGGTGGAGGTACGGCGGGAAGGGCGCCGGGAGGTCCGGGAGGATGTTGTACCAGGCGTTCGGCAGGTCCTCCGTGTCGAGGAGGATCCTCACGTCGCTCGCGCCCGCCGATTCCGGTCTCAAGGCTTGCATGGGACCACCGTTGCCCGCAGACCGGATTATTTGCACACTATATAACGATTCTGTCCTTTAGAGTCTATTTTATTACGCTGAGTAACGAAAACATTAACCCTCATGGCGCTATTCCGTACATTGGCCAGTCGCATGTGGGCGCGGTTCCGTCCCTACTTCAAAGGATTCCCGGCGCAGGAGAAGGTCGCGCAGCTCATGGTCGTCTACGGCCTGCGAGTGCACGAGGGGAGCGTGTTCGCGGGCGACATCAAGCTCTCGGACACCGCCATGGCGCGCGCCGCCGGGGTGGACCGCCGCGTCGTCACCGCGACCGTCGAGACGATCGACCGGAACGCCGAGCTGAAGGCGTTCTTCGACAAGCTCCGGCCCGTGTGCCACCTCCGGGAGATCGCGCCGCTGATGAATTGGGGGGCGATCGAAATCGTGCCGACGAACGCCTCGAAGCCCGGCATCCTCGCGGGGGTGGCGGCGATCATCGCGCAGGCCGGGATCTCGATCCGGCAGGTGATCATGGACGACCCGGAGATCGTCGACGATCCGCACGGTTTCATCGTGACCGAGTCGCCCGTGCCGGAACGGTTGCTCCCGCAAATCAAGCAGGTCGACGGCGTCAAGTCGGTCGTCTTGCATTGAGCCGGGCCATGGGCCTCCCGCCGAATGCCGAGCCGACACCCTTTTCTCGCCGAGACCCGTGGCGGGTCCCCATGGGATGGCACGGCCTCTTGCGCGTCGTGGACTTCCAGACGCTCCTTGCGTCGCAGCCCACGATCGCCGCCGCATTGGACAAGGCGCAGCGGGCCGGCGGCACGAAGGCACCCGAGGCGAAGGCGCTTCGCGAAGCGTACTACCTGCTCGCGAAGGTCTTGTGGACGCGGCGCGCGTCGATCCAGCGAGTCCACGACCTCGCGTGGCTCGATCACTCGGTCGTGTCCGCCTCGGCCCGCCTTGGGCATGTCTGGCAGGGCGAGGACGGTTTGCGGTCGGTCGCCTCCGTCGAGACGATCGCGTCGGATCCGGTGTTCCAGGAACTCTTCCCGGTGAAAGGGTCGGATTGGATCGACGTCGCGGTCCAGGCGTTCGCGGGGATCAGCCCGACCGTGAAGCTCGAGCGAGGGGTCGCCGGGCCGATCCGCGTCGGCTTGGTCCCGGACGCGCGGTTGAAGGCCCTCTACGACGCCGCCTCGACCGCAAAGTTCGATGCGCCGCCGTCCGCGGTGACGGTCCTCGGCGAGATCGAGGCACTTGCGGCGTCCGCGCGCCGCGCCGGGAGCGCGAGCGTCGCGGTCGTCTTCGCCGCATCGTCATTCGAGGATGTGCCCGCCGAATAACCGCGCGTGGTCGCGCATCATGCAACGGTCCTGGACGACCGTCTTCCCGGCGGCCTGCGCCTTCCTGGCAGCTTCCTCGTGGCGGATCCCGAGTTGCATCCAAATGACCTTCGCGGGTCCACGGACCGCCTGCTCGACGATCGGCGGGACGTCGGCCGAAGGCCGGAAGACGTCGACCGCGTCGTACGGGATTGGCACCGCGTCCAAGGAGGGATACGCCTTTTCTCCGAGGATCACGTCCGCGGTCGGGTTCACCGGGATGATCCGGTAGCCGGCCATCTGCATGTACTTCGGCACACGGTGCGCGTCTTTCGCGGGATCCTTCGAGCACCCGACGACGGCGATCGTCCGAATCGTCGTAAGGATCCGTCGAATCTCGGAATCGTCCACGTCTAATCCCGCCACGACCAAACCACGGGTCGCGCTTAAGTCTTCGCGGGGAGAAGCTTGTGGATTACCCCCTTCAGGCTCGACGCGAGCTCGATTCCGTCCACCTCGTCCGGGCGGAACCACCGGATCTCAGAATGCTCCTCGTTCGCGATCCGCGGTTCTCCCTCCCAGCGTGTCACGAGGAAGAGGTAGTGCCGGAAGAGATCCTTCGATGTCGGGTCGACGTCTTCGTATATCTCGACGAACCGAGGACCAATCGCGCGGATGCCGAGCTCCTCCTGCAATTCGCGGACCAGGGCCATCGCAGGCTCCTCGCACGGGACGAGATGGCCGCCGAACGCATCCCACATCCCAGCGAAGCGGGTCTTGCTCGTCCGCTTGCCGAGCAGCACGCGGCCCCCGCGGACGATCAACCCGGTGGACGTGACGTGAATCACGGGGACCCCATTACCATCCCGCGGATATGTCGTTCTCGACTCCACGTTGCGCGAGTCGCTGGATCCGAGGGACCCGCAGCGAAATGCACTTTCGCCCACCCCTCCTCGCCGCGCATTCATCCGGCCCTACGTTTTTCGTGTATTTACACGAAAAGGCGCCGCGATGCCGAGAAAGACTGCGATGGGGCGGGTGCGCAAGGGCAAGCGGAGATCGCGGGAGTCGGGCTTCATCGTCACGTGGGATGTAGATAGCGCGGATCGCCCGACGACGGCCCGCGTCCATCGTTTCGTGTACGGCGATGTGGCCAGCTCGAATGGAAAGGTCTACCGCTATCCCGGCTTTGTGGAGAGAGAGGGCGTTCGATACCTCGGCCAGTCCGTGCTCTTCGTGAGGCCGAGCCTGCTGGCCGAGATTGAGGCTTTTCTTTCCGCGATGAGGATCGACCATGAGGCGACTCCCGCGAGCGTCGGATGATTTCGTGTATTTACACGAAATCGAACGGAGTGGTACCGTACCGATACGCCCCTTGCCAAGCAATCAGATTTTTGGTGAATGACTATCGAAATCAATCAGGCGGTCAAACTACAAAGCGGAATTTCGTGATTTTACACGAAACCGCAGAGATGCGTGAGCACGATGGTTCGCGGCCCCCTCCCAAACATTCATCTCATCATCGCTCGCTGGACAGGCCATGGAGGCCATCGCCCGGGAGATCGCGGAGCGGCTGCGCGCCGCCCCGTCGGTCCGGATCGTCACACACATCGACACGGACGGGATTACGGGCGGGGCGATTGCCTCGGAGGCCCTCGATCGCGCGGGCATCCCACACGACGTGGCGTTCGTCAAGTCGCTCGACGAGAGCGTCATTGCAGACATCAAGCGGAAGGGCACGCCGCTCGCCTGGTTCGTCGACCTCGGTGCGGGGATGCTACACGCCTTGCAGGGCCTCGATGCCGTGGTCACCGACCACCATGTGCCGACCGCCCGTGAAGTGCCGCGCGCTCTGCGCGGCGATCTGGTCCGCTTCGCAGAGTCGCAAGATCGCGTCCTGATGTTGAACCCCCACCTGGAGGGCGAAGGCTCGGACGTTGCGAGCGGCGCCGGCTGCGCGTACGCCGTCGCGAAGGCCTTGGATCCGAAGAACTCGGACCTCGCCGCGATCGCGATCGTCGGCGCGGTCGGGGACGTCCAGGACCAAGAGTTCCGCCGCCTCGCCGGATACAACCGTACGATCCTCGAGGATGGCATCGCCGCCGGCGTCGTGGCGGCGCAGCTCGACCTCCGTCTCTTCGGGCGCGAGACCCGCCCCGCATACAAGATGTTGCAGTTCGCCACGGACCCGTGGATCCCGCGGCTCAGCGGCAACGAGGAGGCGTGCATCGCGTTCCTCCTCGAGCTCGGGATCGACCTGAAGGTGGACGACCACTGGCGGAGCTGGTCCGACCTGGACTCGGGCGAGAAGCAGCGGGCCGTGTCCGCCCTCGTGGCGCACATGCTCGAGCGCGGCTGCGGGATCCAGGAGGTCGAGCGGCTCGTCGGGGAAACGTACACGCTCGTACGCGAGCCGGCGGGCAGCCCGACGCGGGACGCGAAGGAGTTCGGCACGCTAATGAACGCGTGCGGCCGCTACGACGAAGCCGACGTCGGCTATCGAGTGTGCCGAGGGGACCGGGAGGAAGCGCTCGCGCAGGCCCTCCGCCTCCTCCGGGGCCATCGCGAATACCTCGTGGAGTCGATGGAGGCGATCGAGGAGGCGGGCATCAATCAGCTCGACGCGATCCAGTACTTCCACGCCGCAGATCGAATCCGCGACACGGTCGTCGGAATCGCTGCGAGCCTCGCCCTCAACCGGGAGGGAGCCGCGAAAGACCTACCGATTATCGCGTTCGCGAAAGCGGACGACGGGATCAAGGTGAGCGCCCGGACGACGCGCGACCTCGTGTCCCGCGGCCTCGACCTCGCCGCGGTCATGCAGACGGCGAGCCGCGCCG
Protein-coding sequences here:
- a CDS encoding regulator; the encoded protein is MWARFRPYFKGFPAQEKVAQLMVVYGLRVHEGSVFAGDIKLSDTAMARAAGVDRRVVTATVETIDRNAELKAFFDKLRPVCHLREIAPLMNWGAIEIVPTNASKPGILAGVAAIIAQAGISIRQVIMDDPEIVDDPHGFIVTESPVPERLLPQIKQVDGVKSVVLH
- a CDS encoding CoA-binding protein, translating into MAGLDVDDSEIRRILTTIRTIAVVGCSKDPAKDAHRVPKYMQMAGYRIIPVNPTADVILGEKAYPSLDAVPIPYDAVDVFRPSADVPPIVEQAVRGPAKVIWMQLGIRHEEAARKAQAAGKTVVQDRCMMRDHARLFGGHILE
- a CDS encoding NUDIX domain-containing protein encodes the protein MIHVTSTGLIVRGGRVLLGKRTSKTRFAGMWDAFGGHLVPCEEPAMALVRELQEELGIRAIGPRFVEIYEDVDPTSKDLFRHYLFLVTRWEGEPRIANEEHSEIRWFRPDEVDGIELASSLKGVIHKLLPAKT
- a CDS encoding DHH family phosphoesterase, with the protein product MEAIAREIAERLRAAPSVRIVTHIDTDGITGGAIASEALDRAGIPHDVAFVKSLDESVIADIKRKGTPLAWFVDLGAGMLHALQGLDAVVTDHHVPTAREVPRALRGDLVRFAESQDRVLMLNPHLEGEGSDVASGAGCAYAVAKALDPKNSDLAAIAIVGAVGDVQDQEFRRLAGYNRTILEDGIAAGVVAAQLDLRLFGRETRPAYKMLQFATDPWIPRLSGNEEACIAFLLELGIDLKVDDHWRSWSDLDSGEKQRAVSALVAHMLERGCGIQEVERLVGETYTLVREPAGSPTRDAKEFGTLMNACGRYDEADVGYRVCRGDREEALAQALRLLRGHREYLVESMEAIEEAGINQLDAIQYFHAADRIRDTVVGIAASLALNREGAAKDLPIIAFAKADDGIKVSARTTRDLVSRGLDLAAVMQTASRAVGGHGGGHHAAAGATIPAGTEEKFLEIANRMVQEQLRPGPPREGRRNL